The region AGTGCAAATTCCTGTAAATACAACCGAACAAACGGCGCGATCTCAAGTATCGCCGGATGCATCGGATACAAACATGAGAACCGGTGTTCGCTCCACCGAAAGCCCGGCAAGGCTGAACGATATGAATTATAAATGTCATGCAAAACGCCACGCATTTGCTCGTGCTTTGGGAAGACATTTGCATCGACAATTTTGTAAAGATGTTCCTGATCTAAATAATCGATCGCAAAACTGCTGGCAATCGATGAATTCAATCCATCGGCTCCTGCAATATCGTCATCAAGTGCGATGCCGACAAAAATACCATGCACGACCGCAGCCGCCGCGATCTCGCTCAATAGAATACCGTCATCGCGTGCAACACGCTGCTCACGACCAAACGCCGTATCGATCAGCAAAACGAACGGCGTATCACCGGCCTTTTCTGAGGCAGCCAGCAATATCTCGTTGAGGGAATCGCTGAATTCACCGGTGCCGGTTCCTGTAACTGCCGCTATCGCGATCTTCAATTCTGATAACAAAGAATCGCTCGAACCACGCTTTAAGTGAGCGACAACACCGTGCCGCCGCGACAACCGCTGAGCGGTCGCCATAACGTGTGTGTCAGAGATCTTTGTTCGAAGTTCTGGCTGCGAGACTATAGCGCCGAGCGCCGCAAGAAAATGGCTTTTCCCGACACCTCGAAAACCTGCAAGTGCAAACGCCGCACCGCGACCGCGTTTAACATCTGCGATCTGCCCAACCCACTTAGCCATCAGGTCGGCCGTGATGTCGGTAAAATGATAACCGATAAGTGTCGCCGCTGGATCTGCGAGAAAATCCGTCAATCCGGGCGTTGCACGAACTTCGACAATGTCCTTGACCTTTTCTTCTAAACGTTTCATTGAAAATTGGTGAGATTCAGTGCAGACGGCTTGGTGAGAACCTTCGCCTATAACAGTTTAACAAGTTTTTTCGTCCCTGAAAACACATTTTTTTGACATGACGCAGCCTGTTCGCATCTTTTTTTCAAAAATCACAACTATTTTTCGTCGTCCAGCATCATAGCTTCGTTGATTTGTGTTTAATCTCAGAGCTACAATCTCTGTAGCTCAGCATTGACGGTTGGGAGGCCATTTATGCATTACGGAATTGTCAGAAAATTTGGATCTTGTTTGATAGTCTCAAGCGTGTGGTTTAGCACGCTTGCATTGCCCGCATCATATTTTGGACAGGAAAAGCCAAAAGAATCAACTAAGGCCAAGAAAGATAGCAAGGCGTCGAATGAACCCAAAGCATCTCCGACACCGGCCTCCCAAACGACCCTAGGTCCAAAAGACGACCCGAACCAGATCGGAAAACGCAATATAAACAAGGGGACCGATAAATTCTTTGGCTGGCTTGGTGGTTCAAAAGAGAAAGAAATGCAGATCGGTCGTCAGCTTGCGATGGAAGTAGAACAGCAGGCAAAGTTGATAGACGATCCGGTTATCACGGAATATGTAAATCGCGTCGGTCAAAACATCGTTCTTCATTCGGACGCCAAGGTGCCTTTTACGATAAAGGTAATCGATAGCGATGAGGTAAATGCCTTCGCGTTGCCTGGCGGCTTCTTTTTTGTCAACAAGGGTTTGATACTTGCGGCAGATAATGAGGCGGAACTGGCCGGAGTGATGGCACACGAGATAGCACATGTGTGTGCACGGCACGCAATGGAAAACCAGGGTAAGGGAGCCTTTATTAGCTATGCGTCACTGGCCGGAATGATCTTTGGCGGAGCAATAGTGAGCGGTGTTCTGCAGAACGGTGGAGGTATTCTTGCGGGCCTTGCTCAGTTAAAATTCTCACGCGGAGCCGAAGAAGAAGCAGACAACCTCGGCGTCCAGTATCTGTATGCGTCAGGCTATGATCCGACAGGCATGTCCACAATGTTCGAAAAACTCGCTTCGCAAAACAAGAAAAAGCCCGGAACGATCGCTAAGCTTTTTTCAACACATCCACAGGCAGTTAACAGACGTGACACAAGTTTGCAGCTGGTCGCACGTTTCCCAGAAAAGGAAGAATATGTGATCAGCACGTCTGAATTTCAGCGTGTAAAGGGACACTTGTTCAAACTCACTAATGCGAGAGCCGGAGTAACAACCGACTATGATCAAAACGATGACAGCAAACCAACACTAAAGAAACGGCAACCTGAGACTACAGACGGCACCGGAACTATCGATGGTGAATCCAGTTCAACTTCAGACAGCGGACCGCCAAAGCTAAAAAAGCGCGACCAAACAGAAAGTGAACAACCAACTGCATCCCCAGCGCCAGACAAGTAACGGTTTTTGCACGTATAAAACGCCGTCTGAGAATATAAATCTCAGACGGCGTTTTCTATTAACTAAAGAGTATATTCCCTTCGTTATTACTCTGCGATCATATTCATATTCACCATTTGGTTCGTCACGCTGATGGTCATAGGCGTAAATTTGTAACGTTGTCCATCAATACTCACGGTATATGTTTGGCCAACTTGAAGGCCTCCAAAACGGTAATTTCCAAACGAGTTTGAAACCACGTTGCGGGTTCGTCCAACAAGGTCGGTT is a window of Chloracidobacterium sp. DNA encoding:
- a CDS encoding M48 family metalloprotease is translated as MHYGIVRKFGSCLIVSSVWFSTLALPASYFGQEKPKESTKAKKDSKASNEPKASPTPASQTTLGPKDDPNQIGKRNINKGTDKFFGWLGGSKEKEMQIGRQLAMEVEQQAKLIDDPVITEYVNRVGQNIVLHSDAKVPFTIKVIDSDEVNAFALPGGFFFVNKGLILAADNEAELAGVMAHEIAHVCARHAMENQGKGAFISYASLAGMIFGGAIVSGVLQNGGGILAGLAQLKFSRGAEEEADNLGVQYLYASGYDPTGMSTMFEKLASQNKKKPGTIAKLFSTHPQAVNRRDTSLQLVARFPEKEEYVISTSEFQRVKGHLFKLTNARAGVTTDYDQNDDSKPTLKKRQPETTDGTGTIDGESSSTSDSGPPKLKKRDQTESEQPTASPAPDK